The Saccharopolyspora gloriosae genome window below encodes:
- a CDS encoding CTP synthase gives MPQARTIKHVFVTGGVASSLGKGLTASSLGELLTSRGLRVTMQKLDPYLNVDPGTMNPFQHGEVFVTEDGAETDLDIGHYERFLDRDLTKNANVTTGQVYSAVIAKERRGEYLGDTVQVIPHITDQIIARIRAMSEPDEDGRTPDVVITEVGGTVGDIESLPFLEACRQMRHDVGRDNCFFLHVSLVPYLAPSGELKTKPTQHSVAALRNIGIQPDALVCRADRDLPEDLKRKIALMCDVDSDGVVACPDAPSIYDIPRVLHGEGLDAYLVRRLGLPFRDVDWTVWGDLLDRVHKPTERVRIALVGKYVDLPDAYLSVTEALRAGGFAHRAKVEIAWVPSDECETDAGAAHALAGMDGVLIPGGFGVRGIEGKLGAIRYTRTHGIPTLGLCLGLQCMVIEVARSLAELKRANSAEFEEPCQHPVISTMADQRDVLSGDRDMGGTMRLGSYPAKLVEGSVVAEAYGTTEVAERHRHRYEVNNAYRDRLAKAGLVFSGTSPDDRLVEFVELSTEQHPFFVGTQAHPELKSRPTRPHPLFAAFVRAAVDYRAAERLPVELTDNVQAGV, from the coding sequence GTGCCGCAAGCACGCACGATCAAGCACGTGTTCGTCACGGGAGGTGTCGCCTCCTCACTCGGCAAAGGCCTGACCGCGTCGAGTCTCGGCGAACTCCTGACCTCCCGCGGCCTGCGGGTGACGATGCAGAAGCTCGATCCTTACCTCAACGTCGACCCCGGAACGATGAACCCGTTCCAACACGGCGAGGTCTTCGTCACCGAGGACGGGGCGGAAACCGACCTCGACATCGGACACTACGAACGGTTCCTTGACCGGGACCTCACCAAGAACGCGAACGTGACGACCGGCCAGGTCTACTCGGCGGTCATCGCGAAGGAGCGTCGCGGCGAGTACCTGGGCGACACCGTCCAGGTCATCCCGCACATCACCGACCAGATCATCGCTCGCATCCGTGCGATGTCCGAGCCGGACGAGGACGGCCGGACGCCGGACGTGGTCATCACCGAGGTCGGTGGCACGGTCGGCGACATCGAATCCCTGCCGTTCCTGGAGGCCTGCCGCCAGATGCGGCACGACGTCGGCCGGGACAACTGCTTCTTCCTGCACGTGTCGCTGGTGCCGTACCTGGCTCCGTCGGGCGAGCTGAAGACGAAGCCCACCCAGCACTCGGTGGCGGCGCTGCGCAACATCGGCATCCAGCCCGACGCGCTGGTGTGCCGTGCCGACCGGGACCTCCCGGAGGACCTCAAGCGCAAGATCGCGCTGATGTGCGACGTGGACTCCGACGGGGTCGTCGCCTGCCCGGACGCCCCGTCGATCTACGACATCCCGCGGGTGCTGCACGGCGAAGGGCTGGACGCCTACCTGGTCCGGCGCCTCGGACTGCCGTTCCGGGACGTCGACTGGACGGTGTGGGGCGACCTGCTGGACCGGGTGCACAAGCCGACCGAGCGGGTGCGGATCGCACTGGTCGGCAAGTACGTGGACCTGCCCGACGCCTACCTGTCGGTCACCGAGGCGCTGCGCGCCGGTGGCTTCGCGCATCGCGCGAAGGTCGAGATCGCGTGGGTCCCGTCCGACGAATGCGAGACGGACGCGGGCGCCGCGCACGCTCTCGCCGGCATGGACGGCGTGCTGATTCCCGGTGGCTTCGGGGTTCGCGGGATCGAAGGGAAGCTGGGGGCGATCCGGTACACCCGGACCCACGGCATCCCCACCTTGGGCCTCTGCCTGGGCCTGCAGTGCATGGTGATCGAGGTGGCCCGCTCGCTGGCCGAGCTCAAGCGGGCGAATTCGGCGGAGTTCGAAGAACCCTGCCAGCACCCGGTGATCAGCACCATGGCGGACCAGCGCGACGTGCTCTCCGGGGATCGGGACATGGGCGGCACGATGCGGCTCGGTTCGTACCCGGCGAAGCTGGTCGAAGGGTCGGTGGTCGCCGAGGCGTACGGCACGACCGAGGTCGCCGAACGGCACCGGCACCGCTACGAGGTGAACAACGCCTACCGGGACCGGTTGGCCAAGGCGGGTCTGGTGTTCTCGGGCACCTCGCCCGACGACCGCCTGGTCGAGTTCGTGGAGCTCTCGACCGAGCAGCACCCGTTCTTCGTCGGGACCCAGGCGCACCCCGAGCTCAAGAGCCGTCCGACCCGTCCGCACCCGCTGTTCGCCGCCTTCGTCCGGGCCGCCGTCGACTACCGCGCGGCGGAACGGCTCCCGGTCGAGTTGACGGACAACGTGCAGGCAGGGGTCTGA
- a CDS encoding helix-turn-helix domain-containing protein, with the protein MSEMRSTQHGRADDFGSGRSASDDGRDVPAGIRREDLGRDLESPPGHASGSPMVRRHLLAGELRRLRHAARLTHADVAARLDWPQAKISKIEGARQHVGVDAVIALADICHAAAEHRDRLVALAHSARRRGWWESYRDVLPPDARQHIGFEAEAAAVQVFATESVPELVQTAEYAAAVKAVRLADRSAAEVERSLEVLRRRQQRVESGELRLDLTLAESSLRREVGGRGVLERQLGRLRELAQREAVTVRVLPFSAGALAADEPFSLLSFDLELPEAVVSTFGSSTSLIDDPVAVQNHRELVERMRAAALPPEDSVRWLEVAGTPPVR; encoded by the coding sequence ATGAGCGAGATGCGATCCACCCAGCACGGCCGTGCCGACGACTTCGGCTCCGGTCGGTCCGCGTCGGACGACGGCAGGGACGTTCCAGCCGGAATCCGGCGGGAAGACCTCGGTCGGGACCTCGAAAGCCCACCAGGTCACGCGTCGGGCAGTCCGATGGTCCGCCGCCACCTGCTCGCCGGAGAGCTGCGGAGGTTGCGGCATGCGGCCCGGCTGACCCACGCCGACGTCGCCGCCCGGCTGGACTGGCCCCAAGCGAAGATCAGCAAGATCGAGGGGGCTCGGCAGCACGTCGGGGTCGACGCGGTCATCGCGCTCGCGGACATCTGCCACGCCGCCGCGGAGCACCGAGATCGACTGGTGGCCCTGGCGCACTCCGCTCGGCGTCGCGGGTGGTGGGAGTCCTACCGGGACGTGCTGCCCCCGGATGCGCGCCAGCACATCGGGTTCGAGGCGGAGGCCGCGGCGGTGCAGGTGTTCGCCACCGAGTCGGTGCCTGAGCTGGTGCAGACCGCCGAGTACGCGGCGGCCGTCAAGGCGGTGCGGCTGGCGGACCGGTCCGCGGCGGAGGTCGAACGGTCGCTCGAAGTGCTCCGCCGCCGCCAGCAGCGGGTGGAATCCGGTGAGCTCCGGCTGGACTTGACGCTCGCCGAATCATCGTTGCGCCGCGAGGTCGGTGGGCGAGGCGTGCTGGAGCGGCAGCTCGGACGGTTGCGAGAGCTGGCGCAGCGGGAGGCCGTGACGGTCCGGGTGCTGCCGTTCAGCGCGGGAGCGTTGGCGGCCGATGAACCGTTCTCACTGCTGTCGTTCGACTTGGAGCTGCCCGAAGCGGTGGTGAGCACGTTCGGTTCGAGTACCAGCCTGATCGACGATCCGGTGGCGGTGCAGAACCACCGCGAGCTGGTGGAGCGGATGCGGGCGGCCGCGCTGCCGCCCGAGGACTCGGTTCGCTGGCTCGAGGTGGCGGGAACGCCACCGGTCCGGTGA
- a CDS encoding copper transporter, protein MISLRHHVISLIAVLLALAVGIVLGSTSLSERLLSHVGQERDSLGRQVEELEADRAALRGELDGAHRFSAATAPLAVQGRLADRGVVLFSSWDVPEQDRAAMRGMVEASGAQVTGEVRLSETVADPDRSDQVRRLVTRLLPAGVQLPTATDVGTLTGGLLGPLTLVDQRTGAPQVSPEERAAAMSGLTEGGFATAVGDVRSAPLALVLTGQGRGGAGAADRAAFLARFAFQLDRSGGGAVLAGGRGSAAGDGPVGFARADTAVSSALSTVDNADTPQGEVAAVLALREQLDRRAGHYGTASSAEGMVPGTRD, encoded by the coding sequence ATGATCTCGCTGCGGCACCACGTGATCTCCCTGATCGCGGTTTTGCTGGCGCTGGCCGTGGGCATCGTGCTCGGGTCGACGTCGCTGAGCGAACGGCTGCTTTCGCACGTCGGACAGGAACGCGACTCCCTGGGACGCCAGGTGGAGGAGCTGGAGGCCGACCGGGCCGCGTTGCGCGGGGAACTCGACGGCGCGCACCGGTTCAGCGCGGCGACCGCGCCGCTGGCCGTGCAGGGTCGGCTCGCGGACCGCGGCGTCGTCCTCTTCAGCTCCTGGGACGTGCCGGAACAGGACAGGGCGGCGATGCGCGGGATGGTCGAAGCCTCTGGCGCGCAAGTCACCGGCGAGGTGCGCCTGTCCGAGACCGTGGCGGATCCGGACCGCTCCGACCAGGTACGCCGATTGGTGACCCGGCTGCTGCCCGCAGGGGTGCAGCTGCCCACCGCTACCGACGTCGGCACGCTCACCGGTGGGCTGCTCGGGCCGCTGACCCTGGTCGACCAGCGGACGGGTGCACCCCAGGTCTCCCCGGAGGAACGCGCGGCCGCGATGTCCGGGCTGACCGAGGGGGGCTTCGCCACGGCGGTGGGTGATGTGCGTTCCGCGCCGCTCGCGCTCGTGCTGACCGGCCAAGGGCGTGGTGGAGCCGGCGCCGCGGATCGGGCGGCGTTCTTGGCCCGCTTCGCGTTCCAGCTGGACCGCTCCGGTGGTGGTGCGGTGCTCGCAGGTGGCCGCGGGTCCGCGGCCGGTGACGGGCCGGTCGGGTTCGCGCGGGCCGACACGGCGGTCTCGTCGGCGCTGTCGACGGTGGACAACGCCGACACACCCCAGGGCGAGGTCGCCGCGGTGCTGGCGCTGCGGGAACAGCTCGACCGCCGGGCCGGGCATTACGGCACGGCCAGCAGCGCAGAGGGCATGGTGCCCGGTACGCGCGACTGA
- the steA gene encoding putative cytokinetic ring protein SteA encodes MKLSGLLARQEEVRPGVTGTARVPRRSGELPQRLGPGDIVLLDQVDLDRRTADALVAAGVVAVVNAAPSISGRFPNLGPEVLSAAGVTLIDRVGRDPMRMIKDGARLRLHEGRVYSGDRELASGTDQDADSIADQLIEAKTGMTAQLEAFSADTIEFLRTERMLILDGVGVPAVTVPIEGRHVLVLVPGYGHADDLKRLKRYIKHYRPVLIGVDAGADTLLRAGYHPDVIVGDPSGIATDTLKRATEVVVPAHLDGHAPGIERIQDLGIGALTFPASGNPEDLALLIADAHNARLVVTVGFQATLHEFLDRGRSGSNPSTFLTRLRLGSRLVDGAAVASLQRAAGSNGALAMLLVAALVVLGVALAVSGFGASFLAVLVDFARSAFGRLGEWFA; translated from the coding sequence ATGAAGCTCAGTGGTCTGCTCGCACGCCAGGAGGAAGTTCGGCCGGGAGTGACCGGAACGGCGCGCGTTCCACGTCGTTCCGGCGAGCTGCCGCAGCGGCTCGGCCCCGGTGACATCGTTCTGCTGGATCAGGTCGACCTCGATCGTCGGACGGCGGACGCCTTGGTGGCGGCCGGTGTCGTCGCCGTGGTCAACGCCGCGCCGTCGATCTCGGGCCGGTTCCCCAACTTGGGGCCGGAAGTGCTGTCCGCCGCCGGGGTCACCTTGATCGACCGCGTCGGGAGGGATCCGATGCGAATGATCAAGGACGGAGCTCGGCTGCGGCTGCACGAGGGGCGGGTGTACTCCGGTGACCGCGAGCTCGCGTCCGGAACCGACCAGGACGCCGACTCGATCGCGGACCAGCTGATCGAGGCGAAGACCGGGATGACCGCTCAGCTCGAAGCGTTCTCGGCCGACACCATCGAGTTCCTGCGCACCGAGCGGATGCTCATCCTCGACGGCGTGGGCGTCCCCGCGGTCACGGTGCCGATCGAGGGGCGCCACGTGCTGGTGCTGGTGCCCGGTTACGGGCACGCCGACGACCTGAAGCGCCTCAAGCGCTACATCAAGCACTACCGGCCGGTGCTGATCGGCGTGGACGCTGGGGCCGACACGCTGCTGCGCGCCGGCTACCACCCCGACGTGATCGTCGGTGACCCCAGCGGCATCGCGACCGACACGCTGAAGCGGGCGACGGAGGTGGTCGTGCCCGCCCACCTCGACGGCCATGCGCCGGGGATCGAGCGCATCCAAGATCTCGGCATCGGTGCGCTGACGTTCCCCGCCTCCGGGAATCCGGAGGACCTCGCCTTGCTGATCGCTGATGCTCACAACGCCCGCCTCGTGGTGACGGTCGGGTTCCAGGCGACGTTGCACGAATTCCTCGATCGCGGTCGGTCCGGCTCGAACCCGTCCACCTTCCTGACGCGGTTGCGGCTGGGCAGCAGGCTCGTCGACGGTGCGGCGGTCGCGTCGTTGCAGCGGGCCGCGGGATCGAACGGTGCGCTCGCCATGCTCCTGGTGGCCGCGCTCGTGGTGTTGGGCGTGGCGTTGGCGGTGTCCGGCTTCGGCGCCTCCTTCCTCGCGGTGCTCGTCGACTTCGCCCGTTCGGCCTTCGGTCGGCTGGGGGAGTGGTTCGCATGA